In Anaerolineales bacterium, the following proteins share a genomic window:
- a CDS encoding glycosyltransferase — MNVTLFAAGSQGDLQPCLRLGKGLQESGFNILLAAPSNFAGVSYEQGVPFQSLRGDVKAIMSGETGREFMGRGGTNPIRSIPPMRKMLGPIAIQMAEDALTACRDADALITLAVFAPFGKTIAEICSIPLLLVEPTPVLPTRNFPAPGFPIQKNLGGMLNRLSGFAMLEVIWQWYRPFVNEFRKRFGLPRLSGSDFYRALVSTPLLGAYSLSVIPQPQDWSPNVHITGYWFQDSQTTWKPSARLINFLEQGEPPVYVGFGSMTGRDPERITKIVLDALEKSGRRGVIATGWGGINTIKTPEDVFVLDSAPHAWLFPRMSAVVHHGGAGTTAEGLRAGKPTVTVPFIVDQLFWGTRVHAMGAGTKPIQAHGLTGRNLAEAIQRAGTDPLIRRRAESIGKRIRSEDGIGNAVKIAKGCLGVSL, encoded by the coding sequence ATGAACGTCACCCTCTTTGCCGCAGGTTCTCAAGGCGATCTCCAGCCATGTCTTCGGTTGGGGAAAGGCTTGCAAGAATCGGGTTTCAATATCTTGCTGGCGGCGCCTTCAAATTTTGCGGGCGTGTCATATGAACAGGGCGTGCCGTTCCAGTCGTTGCGCGGGGATGTTAAAGCGATCATGTCGGGCGAAACAGGACGAGAGTTCATGGGACGAGGCGGAACAAATCCCATCCGTTCGATCCCTCCAATGAGGAAGATGCTAGGACCGATTGCGATTCAAATGGCGGAAGATGCGCTGACCGCCTGCCGCGACGCCGATGCGCTCATCACGCTGGCTGTGTTTGCGCCTTTCGGAAAAACGATCGCCGAGATATGCAGCATCCCGCTTCTGCTCGTCGAGCCGACGCCTGTGCTTCCCACGCGAAATTTCCCCGCGCCCGGCTTTCCGATTCAGAAAAATCTTGGCGGGATGCTCAACCGTCTTTCCGGCTTTGCGATGCTGGAGGTGATCTGGCAATGGTATCGTCCCTTCGTCAACGAATTCCGTAAACGTTTTGGGTTACCACGATTAAGCGGTTCAGATTTTTATCGCGCTCTGGTCTCCACGCCGCTGTTGGGCGCGTACAGTCTGAGCGTAATTCCTCAGCCGCAGGATTGGTCGCCCAACGTTCACATTACGGGCTACTGGTTTCAAGATTCGCAAACAACGTGGAAGCCCTCTGCGCGACTGATAAATTTTCTGGAGCAGGGCGAGCCGCCGGTCTATGTGGGGTTTGGCAGTATGACAGGGCGTGACCCCGAACGCATTACAAAGATCGTGTTGGATGCTCTGGAAAAAAGCGGTCGGCGCGGCGTGATCGCTACCGGCTGGGGAGGCATAAATACGATCAAAACACCCGAGGATGTTTTTGTGTTGGACTCCGCTCCACACGCTTGGCTGTTCCCGCGCATGTCGGCGGTGGTGCATCACGGCGGCGCCGGAACGACCGCGGAAGGATTGCGCGCCGGGAAACCAACCGTGACCGTGCCGTTCATTGTGGATCAACTTTTTTGGGGGACGCGAGTCCACGCAATGGGCGCGGGGACGAAGCCGATTCAAGCCCACGGGTTGACTGGTCGCAATTTGGCAGAGGCAATTCAAAGGGCGGGGACCGATCCGCTGATCAGGCGTAGGGCAGAGTCGATCGGGAAGAGAATCCGCTCGGAGGATGGAATCGGCAACGCGGTGAAGATCGCCAAAGGATGTTTGGGAGTGTCGTTATGA
- a CDS encoding type II CAAX endopeptidase family protein, translating to MKSTRILVETIVVAVITLTGMLLIPSAKILFALLPVAYLLIERALRKRTWSNLGFNGRTFWTSLRADWILFLFMGFVIQPATVLWAKAYFPEYLAHIQERLPFENGIGWGILLPLLAFSLIGEEMTYRTLIQGRLAPFIGTPAAIGVASLLFGLAHFAPGPVLVVLTDVGLIVVSSLFYGVMFARRNNLWVVWLAHLLGDVFGLMLLASV from the coding sequence ATGAAGTCCACTCGGATTTTAGTCGAAACAATCGTTGTCGCCGTCATCACCCTGACAGGCATGTTGCTCATCCCATCCGCTAAGATTCTCTTTGCCCTCCTGCCTGTGGCGTACCTGCTCATCGAGCGCGCTCTTCGCAAACGGACATGGAGCAATCTGGGTTTCAATGGTCGAACCTTTTGGACGAGTCTGCGCGCCGACTGGATTCTGTTCCTGTTCATGGGATTTGTGATCCAGCCCGCGACGGTGTTATGGGCAAAAGCATATTTCCCTGAGTATCTGGCTCATATTCAAGAACGCCTGCCGTTTGAAAATGGAATCGGTTGGGGCATTCTTCTACCCTTGCTTGCCTTTTCATTGATCGGCGAAGAGATGACCTATCGCACATTGATCCAGGGTCGGCTGGCTCCATTTATCGGTACGCCAGCCGCCATTGGCGTAGCCTCGCTCCTGTTTGGGCTGGCACACTTTGCCCCGGGACCTGTGCTGGTTGTGCTGACCGATGTCGGTCTGATCGTCGTCTCTTCTCTGTTCTACGGCGTGATGTTTGCCCGCCGCAACAACCTGTGGGTCGTTTGGCTGGCTCACCTGTTGGGAGATGTTTTCGGTTTGATGCTTTTGGCTTCGGTGTAA
- a CDS encoding 2-oxo acid dehydrogenase subunit E2 → MKSAEYQTLPFPKIRRLMVDGGWLARQKHLIHGLVEMDVTDARRLIREHKMKTGEALSLTAFIMACVARAVDENKTMQAYRTWRERLVIFDDVDVNTLFEVEAGGRRIIRPHILRAVNHRTLRNIHEEIRAFQSEHERGREANFIGWFVRLPGLVRRFFLVVLFKSPKLLKEMNGTISLTSVGMFGAGGGWGIPVSNHTLQITLGGIAVKPILKNGQLENREFLCLTITVDHDVVDGAPAARFIQRLKELVENCHGISEFIGKRG, encoded by the coding sequence ATGAAAAGCGCAGAGTATCAAACTCTCCCCTTTCCAAAAATCCGCCGCTTGATGGTGGATGGCGGATGGCTGGCGCGGCAGAAGCACTTAATCCACGGGCTGGTGGAAATGGATGTCACCGACGCGCGCCGCCTGATTCGAGAGCATAAGATGAAGACGGGCGAGGCGCTTTCATTGACGGCGTTCATCATGGCTTGTGTGGCGCGGGCTGTGGATGAGAACAAAACCATGCAGGCATATCGCACATGGCGGGAACGACTCGTGATCTTCGACGATGTGGATGTGAACACCCTGTTCGAGGTCGAAGCGGGTGGACGCAGAATCATCCGCCCTCATATCCTTCGGGCGGTCAATCATAGAACCTTGCGAAACATCCATGAGGAAATCCGTGCGTTTCAAAGCGAGCATGAACGCGGACGCGAGGCGAATTTCATTGGCTGGTTTGTTCGCCTGCCTGGCTTGGTCCGCCGTTTCTTTTTGGTCGTCCTTTTCAAAAGCCCGAAGTTACTGAAGGAAATGAATGGAACGATCTCCCTGACATCTGTGGGCATGTTCGGCGCGGGCGGTGGCTGGGGTATCCCTGTGTCGAACCACACGCTTCAGATCACGCTGGGAGGCATTGCCGTAAAGCCGATTCTAAAAAATGGTCAATTGGAAAACCGTGAATTTCTGTGCCTGACGATCACTGTTGACCACGACGTTGTGGATGGCGCTCCCGCCGCGCGCTTCATTCAACGATTGAAAGAACTGGTTGAAAATTGTCATGGCATTTCTGAATTCATTGGCAAGCGCGGCTGA